From Pseudanabaena sp. PCC 6802, one genomic window encodes:
- a CDS encoding PA14 domain-containing protein — protein MENIRSFLHANDDFLPNINTDSQTLIGYGSDPCNLSHGSGHRQSAISSKELGFLDDHIIASWLERYPKIEVAVLREALRITVEHLAAFATSTDFPQKMGLTFGDSLLNNQLTNLHNEWLEGDYWNFPNIKILPGEQLNGAFGAFGRETNTIYLAQDYIARNAANPETISSVLLEELGHFVDSKINLNDAPGDEGAIFAALVQSGNLDNSTFQALKAKDDSATITLGEKVIQVEQATTDTGNGLRGEYFDNANLTNLKQTRTDSTVNFNWGTGSPDAAIASNTFSARWTGQILPTTSGTYTFFVQADDGVRLWVNGRRLINDWEDYGTVRERRGTISLNAGLQYDIRLEYFEESGQASAVLLWSGPGVTKQVIPQSQLFSTSLVDSTLPTATATAANVTTAGSATYDFTVTYSDNVAVNASTIDGSDVRITGPNNFDRLASLVSINPSGNGTPRTATYRITAPGDAWDNTDNGTYTLALQANQVSDTSGNFVAANTLGTFLVNLMPPSSGENTIFPADAGVINVKDFGAKGDGGTDDTVAIQSALNAFPNGKRIIYLPNGTYLVSKTLSWPEGSPGTGDDFKNTILQGQSEGSTIIKLVDDASDFNDPNNPKAVIFTGPAPAQRFGNSIRNLTVDTGNNNPGAIGIQFNASNQGSMRQVTVRSGDGQGIVGLDFDFTDEIGPLLVKDVTVNGFQYGIQSGYTVNSQTFENITLQNQSVYGFWNYSQVVNIRNLTSTNSVPAIYNALADSFNPNGLGHMTLLNASLKGIGSASSQPAIVNGGTLLARGIATTGYQSAIASGSTTISEPTVNEFVSKPVTSLFTSPAQTLNLPIRETPDVPWDNLTDWANVVSFGAVPNDGLDDTVAIQAAIDSGSTTVYLPVGSYNLQDTVFIRNNVRRIIGTEALVDVPNTVNPGFKVVNGSSPVVVFERISSGFASTPTLENASARTLVIRDAINVAGNMTGSGDVFIENVVSSPFQNWTFNGQNVWARQFNVENSGTHITNNGGNLWILGLKTERGGTLIDTRGGGKTELLGGLAYTTTPGPDGTQNSPMFINNESSVSFSLAEVNYGAPNYTTYIRETRGGVTRDLSGSSLPNYWGSGKDIPLYVGYSGN, from the coding sequence ATGGAAAATATTAGATCCTTTCTACACGCTAATGATGATTTTTTGCCAAACATCAATACGGATTCCCAAACACTAATTGGATATGGCTCCGATCCCTGTAATCTCTCTCACGGTTCTGGTCACAGGCAATCTGCGATCTCATCGAAAGAGCTAGGATTTCTGGATGACCATATTATTGCTTCTTGGTTGGAGCGATATCCCAAAATTGAGGTAGCAGTTCTTAGGGAAGCACTACGAATAACTGTAGAGCATCTAGCTGCTTTTGCCACATCTACAGATTTTCCTCAAAAGATGGGTCTGACTTTTGGAGATTCCCTTTTAAATAACCAGTTGACAAACTTACATAATGAGTGGTTAGAAGGCGACTATTGGAATTTTCCTAATATCAAGATTTTGCCTGGAGAGCAGCTAAATGGTGCATTTGGAGCTTTTGGACGGGAAACAAATACTATTTATCTGGCACAGGATTATATCGCTCGCAATGCTGCCAATCCTGAAACGATTTCAAGCGTATTGCTAGAAGAATTAGGTCACTTTGTTGATTCAAAAATTAATTTGAACGATGCTCCAGGTGATGAAGGTGCAATTTTTGCAGCACTTGTGCAAAGTGGTAATCTAGATAATTCAACCTTCCAAGCACTCAAAGCAAAAGACGACAGCGCTACCATTACTTTGGGTGAAAAGGTTATCCAGGTCGAACAAGCTACGACGGACACAGGAAATGGCTTGCGAGGAGAGTATTTCGATAATGCTAACTTGACCAACCTTAAACAAACTCGCACTGACAGCACTGTTAACTTCAACTGGGGAACAGGTTCTCCTGATGCTGCGATCGCTTCCAATACTTTTTCAGCCCGTTGGACAGGACAAATACTGCCCACTACTTCTGGTACCTATACGTTTTTTGTGCAGGCAGATGATGGGGTGCGATTGTGGGTAAATGGCAGGCGGTTGATTAATGATTGGGAAGACTATGGGACTGTTCGCGAAAGGCGCGGAACTATCTCTTTGAATGCCGGACTGCAATATGACATCCGACTCGAATATTTTGAAGAGAGCGGACAGGCATCTGCTGTCCTACTATGGTCAGGGCCGGGGGTAACTAAACAGGTTATTCCCCAAAGCCAGCTATTCTCAACCTCCCTGGTCGATTCAACCTTGCCAACTGCTACGGCAACAGCAGCAAATGTCACAACCGCAGGCAGTGCTACCTATGACTTTACCGTTACCTATTCGGATAATGTAGCGGTGAATGCCTCAACCATTGATGGTAGTGATGTGCGAATTACTGGCCCCAATAATTTCGATCGGCTTGCCAGTCTGGTGAGTATCAATCCCAGCGGTAATGGCACACCGCGCACGGCAACCTATCGCATTACTGCACCCGGTGATGCTTGGGATAATACTGATAATGGAACATACACTTTAGCGTTGCAAGCCAACCAGGTCAGCGATACCAGCGGTAACTTTGTCGCAGCCAATACTTTAGGAACCTTCTTAGTAAATCTGATGCCGCCTAGCTCTGGTGAAAATACCATCTTTCCAGCAGATGCAGGTGTTATCAATGTCAAAGACTTTGGTGCTAAAGGAGATGGGGGTACCGACGACACAGTGGCAATTCAGTCAGCGCTTAACGCCTTTCCCAATGGCAAGCGCATCATTTATTTACCGAATGGCACTTATCTAGTCTCGAAGACATTAAGCTGGCCTGAGGGCAGTCCAGGGACAGGGGATGACTTCAAAAATACTATCTTGCAAGGGCAAAGTGAAGGATCGACAATTATCAAATTAGTTGATGATGCTTCAGATTTTAACGATCCCAACAATCCGAAAGCTGTAATCTTTACCGGTCCAGCTCCTGCTCAAAGATTTGGCAACTCGATTCGTAACTTGACAGTAGATACTGGGAACAATAATCCTGGTGCGATCGGCATTCAGTTTAATGCCAGTAACCAGGGTTCCATGCGTCAAGTAACAGTGAGATCGGGTGATGGACAGGGGATTGTCGGATTGGATTTTGATTTTACAGATGAAATCGGACCACTTCTGGTGAAGGATGTTACAGTCAATGGGTTTCAGTATGGTATTCAGAGCGGCTACACCGTCAATAGCCAGACCTTTGAAAATATTACGCTCCAGAATCAAAGCGTCTATGGCTTCTGGAATTACAGCCAGGTAGTCAATATCCGCAATTTGACCAGTACCAATTCGGTCCCGGCAATTTACAATGCCCTTGCTGATAGTTTTAACCCGAATGGATTAGGTCATATGACCCTGCTTAATGCCTCTCTCAAGGGCATTGGCAGTGCTTCCAGCCAGCCAGCTATTGTTAATGGCGGAACCCTGCTAGCCCGAGGGATCGCGACCACAGGCTATCAGTCTGCGATCGCCAGCGGCAGCACGACGATCTCTGAACCTACTGTCAATGAGTTTGTGTCAAAACCCGTGACGAGTTTGTTTACATCGCCCGCTCAAACATTAAATTTACCCATTCGAGAAACCCCTGATGTGCCCTGGGATAACCTGACAGACTGGGCAAATGTAGTGTCTTTTGGTGCCGTTCCCAACGATGGCCTCGATGATACAGTTGCAATCCAGGCGGCGATCGATTCCGGCAGCACTACAGTCTATCTTCCCGTTGGTAGTTATAACCTTCAAGACACTGTCTTTATTCGTAATAATGTTCGCCGGATTATTGGGACAGAAGCACTCGTTGATGTACCTAATACAGTTAATCCCGGCTTCAAAGTGGTTAACGGTAGCAGTCCAGTAGTTGTGTTTGAGCGGATTAGTAGTGGCTTTGCCTCTACCCCAACACTTGAGAATGCTTCGGCAAGGACGCTAGTTATTCGCGATGCCATTAACGTGGCTGGCAATATGACGGGATCTGGCGATGTGTTTATTGAAAATGTTGTCTCCAGTCCATTCCAAAATTGGACATTTAACGGACAAAATGTTTGGGCACGCCAATTTAACGTGGAGAACTCGGGTACTCACATTACGAATAATGGCGGTAACCTTTGGATTTTAGGACTGAAGACCGAACGAGGCGGCACCTTGATTGACACAAGAGGTGGTGGGAAAACAGAATTATTGGGTGGCCTAGCTTACACTACTACGCCTGGTCCTGACGGCACCCAAAACTCCCCGATGTTTATCAACAATGAGTCTTCAGTCTCCTTTAGCTTGGCTGAGGTGAACTATGGCGCGCCCAACTACACCACTTACATTAGAGAAACCCGAGGAGGAGTGACTCGTGACTTATCCGGTAGTAGCTTGCCAAACTACTGGGGAAGTGGCAAAGATATCCCCCTGTATGTAGGATATTCGGGCAATTAA
- a CDS encoding DUF5615 family PIN-like protein — protein sequence MKIWIDAQLPPTLVNWLIDNFDLEAVALRDLQLRDAKDTEIFEAARLANVVIMPKDSDFIDLVCRLGSPPQILWLTCGNVTNCNLQRLLAAILPDALVKLRQGEVIVEISNKP from the coding sequence ATGAAGATTTGGATTGATGCTCAACTACCTCCAACTCTGGTAAATTGGCTGATAGATAACTTTGATTTAGAAGCAGTTGCATTGCGGGATTTGCAACTACGTGATGCTAAGGATACTGAGATTTTTGAAGCAGCACGCCTCGCGAATGTTGTAATCATGCCCAAAGACAGCGATTTCATCGACTTAGTATGCCGATTGGGATCGCCTCCTCAAATTTTGTGGTTGACCTGTGGTAATGTCACAAACTGTAACTTACAGCGATTGCTTGCTGCCATTTTACCAGATGCTTTAGTAAAACTACGGCAAGGAGAAGTAATCGTAGAAATTAGTAACAAACCTTAA
- the gpmI gene encoding 2,3-bisphosphoglycerate-independent phosphoglycerate mutase, with amino-acid sequence MVMESVPPLVLVILDGWGYREEADGNAIAAANTPVMRSLWQAYPKTLIQASGKDVGLPKGQMGNSEVGHLNIGAGRVVPQELVRISDSIDDRSLFANPALLEICESVRTNNGKLHLIGLCSDGGVHSHIDHLLALLEVAKAQGVHDICIHVITDGRDTPPTSAPGYLRRLQSNIDLLGVGRIVTISGRYYAMDRDRRWDRVQKAYDVMTGDIVTANMSAAEVLEYSYEQDVTDEFIVPVRIAKGAIEAGDGIVCFNFRPDRSRQLIQSLTVPDFKSFERSHHIAPLHVATFTQYDPSFNVSVAFPPQNLDNMLGQVIARHGLKQFRAAETEKYAHVTYFFDGGQEEPSPGDDRVLVNSPMVPTYDDEPGMSAQQVTDIALAAVNKGIYSLIVMNYANPDMVGHTGNFEATVEAIEHVDTCLGELVKGVTKAGGTLLITADHGNAEYMWDDDRNPWTAHTTNPVPFILVEGEGLKIRGYGGNVKLRDRGRLADIAPTILDILQIDKPAEMTGTSLLETADYEVAQSRTPVKIRL; translated from the coding sequence ATGGTGATGGAGTCTGTTCCTCCACTTGTTCTAGTCATATTAGACGGCTGGGGATATCGGGAAGAGGCTGACGGAAATGCCATTGCTGCTGCCAATACCCCTGTGATGCGCAGTCTGTGGCAGGCTTACCCAAAAACTCTGATCCAGGCATCTGGTAAGGATGTGGGGTTACCCAAGGGTCAAATGGGCAATTCTGAGGTGGGTCACCTCAATATCGGTGCTGGGCGAGTCGTACCCCAAGAGCTAGTCCGTATATCTGACTCAATCGATGACCGTAGCCTTTTTGCTAATCCTGCTTTGCTGGAAATTTGCGAGTCGGTAAGGACAAACAATGGCAAGTTGCATCTGATTGGTTTGTGTTCCGATGGTGGCGTGCATTCCCATATCGACCACTTGCTGGCATTGCTCGAGGTTGCTAAGGCTCAGGGTGTCCATGATATTTGCATACATGTAATTACAGATGGGCGCGATACGCCTCCGACTTCGGCTCCAGGTTACCTGAGAAGATTGCAAAGCAATATTGACCTGCTGGGTGTAGGTCGAATTGTGACGATCAGCGGGCGCTACTACGCTATGGATCGCGATCGCCGTTGGGATCGCGTGCAAAAAGCCTACGATGTCATGACCGGGGATATAGTTACCGCTAATATGTCCGCTGCAGAGGTTTTAGAGTACTCCTACGAGCAAGATGTCACCGACGAGTTTATCGTGCCAGTCAGGATTGCTAAAGGTGCGATCGAAGCGGGGGATGGCATAGTTTGCTTTAACTTCCGTCCCGATCGCTCGCGCCAACTGATTCAGTCCCTAACCGTACCTGATTTCAAGAGTTTTGAGCGATCGCATCACATCGCGCCGCTCCACGTTGCTACCTTCACCCAATACGATCCCAGTTTTAACGTGAGCGTGGCATTTCCGCCTCAAAACTTAGACAACATGCTCGGTCAGGTAATTGCAAGGCATGGTTTGAAGCAATTTCGGGCAGCAGAAACTGAAAAGTACGCCCACGTCACCTATTTCTTTGATGGCGGCCAGGAGGAGCCTAGCCCCGGCGACGATCGGGTGCTGGTCAATAGCCCTATGGTTCCTACCTACGATGACGAGCCAGGCATGTCAGCCCAGCAGGTAACCGATATCGCGCTGGCAGCCGTCAATAAGGGCATATATTCACTGATCGTGATGAATTACGCTAACCCGGATATGGTAGGACACACGGGTAATTTTGAGGCGACCGTTGAGGCGATCGAGCACGTAGATACCTGCTTGGGCGAACTGGTAAAAGGCGTGACTAAAGCTGGCGGCACTTTACTGATCACTGCCGATCATGGCAATGCGGAGTACATGTGGGATGACGATCGCAATCCCTGGACCGCCCACACCACCAATCCCGTCCCATTTATCCTGGTGGAAGGCGAAGGGCTAAAAATTCGCGGCTATGGCGGCAATGTCAAATTACGCGATCGCGGTCGTTTAGCCGATATCGCGCCCACGATTCTCGATATTCTCCAGATTGACAAACCAGCGGAAATGACTGGTACTTCCCTCCTGGAAACGGCTGACTATGAGGTGGCACAATCTAGAACCCCCGTGAAGATTAGACTTTGA
- a CDS encoding DUF433 domain-containing protein, whose amino-acid sequence MNSTTSLLTRITQTPGQCGGRPCIRGMRIRVTDILEMLAENVSVTEILEDFPDLEFADIQACLVFAARRTDFPRLTA is encoded by the coding sequence ATGAATTCAACAACGAGCTTGTTAACTCGTATTACTCAAACTCCCGGTCAGTGCGGCGGTCGTCCCTGTATTCGAGGGATGCGAATTCGAGTTACCGATATTTTAGAAATGCTGGCTGAAAATGTTAGTGTGACTGAGATTTTAGAAGATTTTCCAGATTTAGAATTTGCCGATATTCAAGCCTGCCTAGTCTTTGCCGCAAGACGTACTGATTTTCCTAGACTAACGGCATGA
- a CDS encoding site-specific integrase: MEDFDEKLAAINQTFRAVEMGLQIEQRGGQLVLRGTLPPKPSSKRLQAHQQRISLGLPANSEGLNLAAQQAKLIAAQTIQASFNWQGYDAADVLSDRGGNKSDTWSDRIAAFEQHFWATRSKNASSRSTWETAYKPYLGKLVEIAEAKPRLSAAEQVYQTVLDTDGRSRSRQVCCTALKALCEFLDLAVPFDWQKLWGSYNQQSLQTRNLPDDKTIVNWYYQITHPGWQFVYGAIATYGLRNHEVFFCDYSDLKAGGQTITVLESTKTGSHEVWPFAPEWIDVFQLREQNILPAVNTDLASTTLQRIGQRVTRQFKRYDLPFSPYDLRHAWAVRTIHYGLPDAIAAQMMGHSLSIHTRTYQRWITHRDRARAVDDALQRRKSQER; the protein is encoded by the coding sequence ATGGAAGATTTTGATGAAAAGTTAGCGGCAATCAATCAGACCTTTAGGGCAGTAGAGATGGGGTTGCAGATCGAGCAGCGCGGCGGGCAGTTGGTCTTGAGGGGGACGCTGCCGCCTAAGCCCAGTAGCAAGAGGTTGCAAGCACATCAACAACGCATTAGTTTGGGATTGCCCGCAAATTCAGAGGGGTTAAACCTGGCGGCACAACAGGCTAAGTTAATTGCGGCACAGACGATCCAGGCTAGTTTTAACTGGCAGGGGTACGATGCGGCGGATGTTCTGAGCGATCGCGGTGGGAATAAAAGCGATACGTGGAGCGATCGCATTGCTGCATTCGAGCAACATTTTTGGGCAACCCGTAGCAAAAATGCCTCTAGCCGTTCCACATGGGAAACAGCCTATAAACCGTATTTAGGTAAGTTAGTCGAAATTGCCGAGGCAAAGCCGCGCCTCAGTGCGGCGGAACAGGTTTATCAAACTGTTCTGGATACTGATGGGCGATCGCGATCGCGTCAGGTCTGCTGTACTGCCCTCAAAGCATTATGCGAATTTCTAGATTTGGCGGTGCCGTTTGATTGGCAAAAGTTGTGGGGCAGCTATAACCAGCAAAGTTTGCAAACTCGCAACCTCCCCGATGATAAAACCATTGTTAACTGGTATTACCAAATTACTCATCCTGGTTGGCAATTTGTCTATGGCGCGATCGCAACCTACGGATTGCGCAATCATGAAGTATTTTTCTGCGATTACAGCGATCTCAAGGCAGGCGGTCAAACCATAACGGTCTTGGAGTCTACTAAAACAGGCAGCCATGAAGTGTGGCCGTTTGCACCGGAGTGGATCGATGTATTTCAACTGCGCGAGCAAAATATATTGCCAGCGGTGAATACCGATCTCGCTAGCACGACATTACAACGAATTGGTCAACGGGTAACGCGCCAATTTAAGCGCTACGATCTGCCCTTTTCGCCCTACGATCTTCGCCATGCCTGGGCCGTCCGCACGATTCATTATGGGTTGCCCGACGCGATCGCTGCCCAAATGATGGGGCACTCGCTGAGCATTCACACCCGCACCTATCAGCGCTGGATTACCCATCGCGATCGCGCTCGGGCGGTAGACGATGCTTTGCAAAGAAGAAAATCTCAGGAGCGATGA
- a CDS encoding IS256 family transposase — translation MLRGKQATNRTDELLDELVSECHSPEDILGESGLLKQLSQRLIERALTGELSHHLKSSTPKGEEAVEDEVVRRNSRNGYSQKTVQSQQGEMELSIPRDRNGEFDPVLVPKHQRRIAGLDEKILAMYARGLSTRDISAQLEELYGAKISAALISEVTDAVSDEVKAWQCRPLEPVYPIIYLDALYVNIKVSGRVSKRAVYVVLGITVEGNKELLGLWIGEVESEGAKFWLKVLTDLKNRGVKDILIACCDGLVGFPQAIEAVFPQTQVQLCIVHLIRNCLRHVPWKDAKAVVADLKPIYHAATLAEAEAALEAFAAKWDRLYPAISQIWLRHWQNIIPIFDYPMDIRKVIYTTNAIESLNRSLRKVIKTKAVFPDEESVFKLMFLAMHNIAKRWTRPLKDWKAALSYFAILFPGRLNY, via the coding sequence ATGTTAAGAGGCAAACAAGCAACTAATCGTACAGATGAACTACTAGACGAGTTGGTGTCAGAGTGCCATAGCCCCGAGGACATTCTAGGAGAATCGGGCTTACTGAAGCAACTGAGTCAACGACTAATCGAGCGAGCGCTCACGGGAGAGCTGAGCCATCACCTCAAATCAAGCACGCCTAAGGGAGAGGAAGCGGTAGAAGACGAAGTTGTGCGACGCAACAGCCGCAATGGCTACTCGCAGAAGACGGTGCAGTCGCAACAGGGCGAAATGGAGTTGTCGATACCGCGAGACCGTAACGGCGAGTTTGACCCCGTGCTGGTACCGAAACACCAAAGGCGAATAGCAGGACTCGATGAGAAAATCCTGGCTATGTATGCACGGGGATTAAGCACCCGAGACATTAGTGCTCAACTCGAAGAACTCTATGGTGCCAAGATCTCCGCCGCACTCATCAGTGAGGTCACTGATGCAGTTAGCGACGAGGTCAAGGCTTGGCAGTGCCGTCCCCTGGAACCTGTATATCCCATCATTTACCTCGATGCCCTCTACGTGAATATCAAGGTGTCGGGTCGGGTGAGCAAGCGAGCGGTCTATGTCGTCTTGGGTATTACGGTTGAGGGCAACAAAGAATTGCTTGGGCTGTGGATTGGGGAGGTGGAATCCGAAGGCGCTAAGTTCTGGCTCAAGGTGCTGACTGACCTCAAAAACCGTGGGGTCAAGGACATTCTGATTGCCTGTTGCGATGGCTTAGTGGGATTCCCCCAGGCGATTGAGGCTGTTTTCCCGCAAACCCAGGTGCAACTATGTATTGTGCATCTGATCCGCAACTGTTTGCGTCATGTGCCCTGGAAAGACGCTAAAGCTGTTGTGGCTGACCTCAAGCCCATTTATCATGCTGCCACTTTGGCAGAAGCCGAAGCTGCGCTTGAGGCTTTTGCCGCCAAGTGGGATCGCCTATACCCCGCGATTAGCCAAATCTGGCTGCGCCATTGGCAGAACATTATCCCCATCTTTGACTATCCCATGGACATCCGCAAAGTCATCTACACTACCAATGCCATTGAATCCCTCAATCGCTCCCTGCGCAAGGTGATTAAAACCAAGGCTGTCTTCCCCGATGAGGAATCTGTCTTCAAGCTCATGTTCTTGGCCATGCATAACATTGCCAAGCGTTGGACTCGCCCCCTTAAAGATTGGAAGGCAGCGTTGTCATATTTTGCTATCCTATTCCCAGGACGTTTAAATTACTGA
- a CDS encoding sugar transferase produces MQSQRKLKVVQPDQPEVRLLAGKKIVKVLSEQNLQSLDRSVGEAKNNLLQQELHCSASSKAKRFIDVVGAIAGLIITAIIFIPIAVAIYIDSPGSVLYSQIRCGLQGNLFTIWKFRTMCTDADRKQHLVENEVEGHVFKNKNDPRVTRVGKFLRSTSLDEFPQFWNVLKGEMSLVGTRPPTPNEVEKYEGHHYQRLLVRPGITGEWQVRGRSGVKSFDDIVRLDIDYQRKWSPLYDLSLIVQTIGVVFKRDGAY; encoded by the coding sequence ATGCAATCTCAGAGAAAACTTAAGGTCGTGCAACCTGACCAACCTGAAGTACGACTCTTAGCAGGCAAGAAAATTGTTAAGGTTCTTTCTGAGCAAAATCTGCAATCCCTCGATCGCAGTGTGGGGGAGGCGAAAAACAACCTGCTTCAGCAGGAACTACATTGCTCTGCCTCTAGTAAAGCTAAGCGTTTTATTGATGTTGTGGGTGCGATCGCTGGTCTAATTATTACCGCCATTATTTTTATCCCTATTGCAGTGGCAATCTATATAGACAGCCCTGGGTCTGTCCTTTATTCGCAAATCCGCTGCGGGTTGCAAGGCAATCTCTTTACGATTTGGAAATTTCGGACAATGTGTACTGATGCCGATCGCAAGCAGCATCTGGTTGAAAACGAAGTTGAAGGGCATGTCTTTAAAAACAAAAATGACCCCCGCGTCACCCGAGTCGGCAAGTTCCTACGTTCCACTAGCTTAGATGAGTTCCCCCAATTTTGGAACGTGTTAAAAGGGGAGATGAGTCTAGTCGGCACTCGTCCCCCTACCCCCAATGAGGTCGAGAAATACGAAGGTCATCACTATCAGCGCTTGCTAGTAAGGCCAGGCATTACAGGTGAGTGGCAGGTACGCGGTCGGTCTGGAGTCAAAAGTTTTGACGACATCGTGCGTCTAGACATCGATTACCAGCGCAAATGGTCTCCCCTTTACGATCTGAGTCTGATCGTGCAAACCATAGGTGTTGTATTTAAACGAGACGGAGCGTATTAG
- the ureG gene encoding urease accessory protein UreG, with protein MGTFRVGVAGPVGSGKTALVDALCKSMRHRYNIAVVTNDIYTQEDAQFLVRSEALSSDRIVGVETGGCPHTAIREDASMNLAAIEKLESQFQNLDLVFVESGGDNLAATFSPELVDATIYVIDVAAGDKIPRKGGPGIVKSDLLVINKIDLAPYVGASLEVMERDAKKMRGDKPFIMTNLKTKDGLERVIEFVTSQIA; from the coding sequence ATGGGTACTTTTCGAGTCGGGGTCGCAGGCCCCGTAGGATCTGGTAAAACTGCCTTAGTGGACGCTCTATGTAAGTCAATGCGGCATCGCTACAATATTGCCGTCGTTACTAATGATATTTATACGCAAGAAGACGCTCAGTTTCTGGTGCGCAGCGAGGCTTTAAGCAGCGATCGCATTGTTGGCGTAGAAACGGGTGGCTGCCCGCATACTGCTATCCGCGAAGATGCCTCCATGAATTTGGCCGCGATCGAGAAACTAGAGTCCCAGTTTCAAAACCTCGATCTTGTGTTTGTTGAAAGCGGTGGTGATAATCTGGCTGCCACCTTCAGCCCTGAACTAGTTGATGCCACGATCTACGTAATCGATGTCGCCGCTGGGGACAAAATTCCCCGCAAGGGTGGTCCGGGGATCGTCAAATCAGATCTGCTCGTGATCAATAAAATCGATCTAGCACCCTACGTTGGAGCCAGCTTAGAGGTAATGGAGCGCGACGCTAAAAAAATGCGCGGCGATAAGCCGTTCATTATGACCAACCTCAAGACAAAAGATGGGCTAGAACGGGTAATAGAGTTTGTTACCTCGCAAATTGCCTAG